One Danio rerio strain Tuebingen ecotype United States chromosome 9, GRCz12tu, whole genome shotgun sequence genomic region harbors:
- the wars2 gene encoding tryptophan--tRNA ligase, mitochondrial (The RefSeq protein has 5 substitutions compared to this genomic sequence): protein MALSIRWNVKSVFRFIHKSNFHRRLFKAGKATASTSRSKGLVFSGIQPTGIPHLGNYLGALESWVALQDEYSTVMYSIVDLHSITQPQDPQVLRDNIMDMAASLLACGIDPTRSILFQQSQVSEHAELSWILGCLTSMPRLRHLPQWKMKSKQKNEGSVGLYTYPVLQAADILLYKSTHVPVGEDQIQHLELAQDLARIFNNQYGEIFPEPRALLSGTRKVKSLRDPSSKMSKSDPQRFSAVFLNDTPDDIALKIRRAVTDFTSEVTYEPDTRPGVSNLVSMHAAVSGQTVEGVIRLAEGMDTGQYKNMVAEAIIKKLQPIRLEIQRLRADQGYLESLLAQGAEKARSLAAPVMKEVRKLVGFY, encoded by the exons AGCCGCTCTAAAGGACTGGTTTTCTCAGGGATCCAGCCCACAGGTATTCCTCACTTAGGGAACTATCTCGGAGCGCTAGAAAGCTGGGTGGCCCTTCAGGATGATTACAGCACAGTCATGTACAGCATCGTAGACCTTCATTCCATCACTCAGCCTCAGGACCCTCAGGTGCTACGAGATAATATCATGGACATGGCTGCCAGCTTGTTGGCCTGTGGAATCGACCCGACACGCTCCATACTTTTCCAGCAGTCTCAA GTCTCAGAACACGCCGAGCTCTCTTGGATTTTGGGCTGTCTGACCAGCATGCCTCGTTTACGGCACCTGCCTCAGTGGAAG ATGAAAAGCAAGCAGAAGAATGAAGGCAGTGTGGGGCTTTATACATATCCGGTGTTACAGGCTGCAGATATTCTGCTCTACAA ATCCACACATGTGCCAGTAGGGGAGGACCAGATCCAGCACTTGGAGCTCGCCCAGGACTTGGCCCGTATCTTTAACAACCAGTACGGAGAGTTCTTCCCTGAGCCTCGTGCCCTGCTCA GTGGCACACGCAAGGTAAAATCTCTCCGGGATCCGTCCTCAAAGATGTCCAAATCAGACCCCCAGAGGTTTTCTGCAGTCTTCCTGACCGACACGCCTGATGACATTGCACTGAAGATCCGCAGAGCCGTGACTGACTTCACTTCAGAAGTGACCTATGAGCCCGATACTCGACCAGGTGTATCAAACCTGGTCTCCATGCATGCAGCTGTGTCAGGACAGACCATAGAAGGGGTGATCAGGCTGGCTGAAGGTATGGACACTGGACAATACAAGAATATGGTGGCCGAGGCTATTATAAAGAAACTGCAACCCATTCGGCTGGAGATCCAAAGACTGAGGGCCGACCAGGGCTACCTTGAGAGTCTCTTAGCCCAAGGAGCAGAAAAGGCACGTAGCCTTGCAGCTCCTGTAATGAAGGAAGTGAGAAAACTACTGGGCTTCTATTAA
- the wars2 gene encoding tryptophan--tRNA ligase, mitochondrial isoform X2: MYSIVDLHSITQPQDPQVLRDNIMDMAASLLACGIDPTRSILFQQSQVSEHAELSWILGCLTSMPRLRHLPQWKMKSKQKNEGSVGLYTYPVLQAADILLYKSTHVPVGEDQIQHLELAQDLARIFNNQYGEFFPEPRALLSGTRKVKSLRDPSSKMSKSDPQRFSAVFLTDTPDDIALKIRRAVTDFTSEVTYEPDTRPGVSNLVSMHAAVSGQTIEGVIRLAEGMDTGQYKNMVAEAIIKKLQPIRLEIQRLRADQGYLESLLAQGAEKARSLAAPVMKEVRKLLGFY; the protein is encoded by the exons ATGTACAGCATCGTAGACCTTCATTCCATCACTCAGCCTCAGGACCCTCAGGTGCTACGAGATAATATCATGGACATGGCTGCCAGCTTGTTGGCCTGTGGAATCGACCCGACACGCTCCATACTTTTCCAGCAGTCTCAA GTCTCAGAACACGCCGAGCTCTCTTGGATTTTGGGCTGTCTGACCAGCATGCCTCGTTTACGGCACCTGCCTCAGTGGAAG ATGAAAAGCAAGCAGAAGAATGAAGGCAGTGTGGGGCTTTATACATATCCGGTGTTACAGGCTGCAGATATTCTGCTCTACAA ATCCACACATGTGCCAGTAGGGGAGGACCAGATCCAGCACTTGGAGCTCGCCCAGGACTTGGCCCGTATCTTTAACAACCAGTACGGAGAGTTCTTCCCTGAGCCTCGTGCCCTGCTCA GTGGCACACGCAAGGTAAAATCTCTCCGGGATCCGTCCTCAAAGATGTCCAAATCAGACCCCCAGAGGTTTTCTGCAGTCTTCCTGACCGACACGCCTGATGACATTGCACTGAAGATCCGCAGAGCCGTGACTGACTTCACTTCAGAAGTGACCTATGAGCCCGATACTCGACCAGGTGTATCAAACCTGGTCTCCATGCATGCAGCTGTGTCAGGACAGACCATAGAAGGGGTGATCAGGCTGGCTGAAGGTATGGACACTGGACAATACAAGAATATGGTGGCCGAGGCTATTATAAAGAAACTGCAACCCATTCGGCTGGAGATCCAAAGACTGAGGGCCGACCAGGGCTACCTTGAGAGTCTCTTAGCCCAAGGAGCAGAAAAGGCACGTAGCCTTGCAGCTCCTGTAATGAAGGAAGTGAGAAAACTACTGGGCTTCTATTAA